ATGTAGTCTCTTATAATACACAATAATACTGATTAGTCAAGCTCTGAGAGAATGCATTTTATGGCAACAGTCTCtcctctaattattttatttactctaggctttaattttatttcaatatgaaCAAAATGCTAGTTAGTACTTACCCTAGCTATACTGTTAATCTCATTAACATAATCCCAAACAAATGtaggaaggaaataattcaaTAGGACATTTGATGTTGTGAAAGACCAATAATTGCTGAGTTCACCATTATTTGTgttaatcttaaaattaattgtCTTTTGTTCTAGCAATGATCCTCACATATAGTACATAGAATTATCAGTTAAATGTCTTTAagtgttacattttctttttctgtccataGAAGCAAGTCTAGAAAGGACAAAAGTTTGCTTGAAAAGGTTGAGCTggatgggaaacaaactgagggttgctggagttaCTGCCCGCtcagtgggggaatggggtaactgggtgatgggcattaaggagggcacttactgtgatgagcactgggtggttgTATGCAGTtggtgaatcactaaatgctactcctgaaattaataatacagtatgtgttaactaaattgaatttaaataaaaaatttaaaaagaaaagaaaagacaagttcTAGCTAGGCACTAGGATAGGGCATGGGCTGCTTGAATTGCATTATTATTCTTCATTCACCCAACTCCAAGTTACTACTGATCAAAACAAACTAGTCAGAATGAATCGATTAAGTCAAGCATTTGgtctaaataaatgtttttagaaaaaatacacaaaaatattcacTTCAGTTTGTTTGCATATTCTGGTATGTGTCCCCCCCCTTCCATGAGAAAAGCTTTgcaatttttttgcatttttaactaattcattcatttatagagCTGAGAGGCAAGATGGATTAGTAATTTTTGTGAAACAAAAGATAAACTTTCTATTTGTTGTACCTTCAGGCATTTCATGTCTCTTCAAAACTAATTTAATGTTGTTTCTAATTAATTAATAGCCAACTAAGTATGTAGTTCTTGTTTGATAGTAAATGagagaattttaaatgttacttttcaCTTTAAATTGTTCAGAAGAAAGTTGGTTAGAAGTATATGTTTCATCTTTGTCCATGTATTAAGcaaatatgtgatatataaagTCATCTGTATATTAAGGCAAATAGACAAGAAAAGCATCCTGCTATGTAGTGAATTTGACTAGTTGGTTAgtgattttgctttttactttttttaatttaatttaatttgtgtgtgtgttccaaaattcattttactttttcttaatttaatttaatttgtgtatgtgtgtgtgtgtgttccaaaattcattgtgctccatgcaatacgtgccctccttaatacttttttttaaagatttcatttatttatttgacagagagagagagagatcacaagtaggcagcgaggtaggcagagagaaagaaggagaatcaggctccctgttgagcagtgagtccgatatggggctcgatcccaggaccctgagatcatgatctaagaagaaggcagaggcttaacccactgagccacacaggagcccctccttattacttttttttttttaaagattttatttatttatttgacagagagaaagagatcacaaacaggcagagaggcaagcagagagagagagggaagcaagctccccgctgaacagagagcccgatgcagaacttgatcccaggaccccgagatcatgacctgagctgaaggcagaggcttaacccactgagccacccaggagggcCACCTCATTACTTTTTAAGACAATTTTAAACTAGTGGAGTCCACTTTACCTATTCCATCAGAGGTACCTTATTTACTGATTGTGTGTGGCATTCATATTTAGGTGGGAGAAATGGTTGCATTTTAGTTGTTGAATATCTGTGAAAGTGAataacctttttttattttgttctaaatcATAAAACAACAAGTGAGAAAATTTAGAAGTATGGTAACTAGCTTAATAGCATGTTAATCAAAGGCTATATTTAAGCTTATTAAGTACAATAATGCTgttatattttctattctcttaattcaaaaaataattctttttaaagataacacTGGTTGAAACGcttcaaaacacaagaaatattcatttccataaatttgtgagatagatatatttatatagatatatagatagatagatagattccACACAGCAACCGGAAAACCTTTCCAAAAATGTAAGTTGTGTCATACCACCCTCCTTCATAATACTTACATTTTACTAAGAATAAATCTTTACTCCTAATGCAGTCATCGCAGCCCTGCATGGTCGGGCTGCTGcatgaaatttaaatgaagtgATATTTCAATAGATTTGTTGCAAAACAGGGCTATATGTAAGGGGTTAAAATCGGTCTCACACAAAGTAGATGCAGTCTTGTTTCCTTGTAAACTACAAAATTAAGACAgatgtaggggcgcctgcgtggctctcTAGGTTGAGgaactgccctcagctcaggtcatgatcctggagtcctgggatcgagtcccacatctggctctctgctcgccagagagtctgtttctcccactgacctctctcctctcatactctctctctcattctctctctctcaaataaataatatatttttttaaaaagacagatataAAATGTTACATCCAAAAACCGTTATCTGAAGTTCTCTACTTGAGTTAATAATTCAGAATGTTTCTCTATATGAAGATGATTTAGATCCTCCAGACAGGAGTAAAATCTTTCATCTTACAGTTATAATTTCAAACAATTAATTTCAGGCAGTCTATGATTTTAGAGAACCAAGATTTCTCAAGGAGTAAGCAAACAGTCATTCAATAAAGGGAGTTGTTTTCACACATTAAAGCCATCATTTGTCCTTGGGGAAATGTGTTTCCTGATGAGTTTGCAGCTGTATTTATGCGCCCATTATGAATGGCAAGAGAAACATTGGCTGTCCAAGGTTTTATTGTCTCACTTCATATTCAGAAGTCAATTATCTTAGACTAACAATTAACTCTAGTGTCCCATTAAGACCCTTCATGTCCTCTGTTTTGCAATAGCTCTCCTTAAAGCTCCTTTCACATCCTGGTTCCTTAGGCTATAGATCAAGGGGTTGAGCATGGGTGTGATCACAGTGTAGAACACTGCAATGATCTTGCCCCCCGCCCTGGAGGACTTCGACTGGGGTCTCATGTACATGAAAATGGCAGTTCCATAGAATAAAGCCACCACTGTCAGATGGGAGGCACAGGTGGACAGTGCCTTATGCCTCCCGGAGGCTGACCGTATCCTGAGAACTGATAGGAGGATTCGGGCGTAGGAAACAACAATGAGGAGAAAAGGGATGAAGACGATGATGATACTGAAGATAAAAACAACCAGCTCAGTAAATGAGGTGTCAGTGCAAGCCAACCTCAAGATGGAAGGGACCTCACAAAAAAAATGGTTCAGGACGTTGGGCCCACAGTAGGGCAAACTCAAGGTGAGGACGTTGATAACCATGGAACTCAGGAAGCTGCTGGACCAAGAAATGGCTGCAAATTGGACACAGATGTTTTGGTTCATAATGACAGTATAATGGAGAGGATGACAAATGGCTACATATCTGTCATAAGCCATGACCCCAAGGAGAACACATTCAATCAttccaaaggagagggagaagtacaTCTGAGTAGCACAACTAGAGAATGGGATGTCTTTTTCCCCATCATGTTGGACAGCATTTGTGGGACATTAGTGGATGTGTAGCAGATATCCAGAAAGGATAAATTagtgaggaagaagtacatgggggttTGGAGACGAGGTTCTATCTGAATAATAGTGATAATTATAATATTCCCCACCactgttaataaataaaagaacaagaacataataaaaagaataagctgCACCTTTGGCTGAGATGAGAGTCCCAGGAACACAAATTCAGTCACGGTGAAGTTTGTTTTTATCATACTCACTTTTCAGgccacttccctccctctcacAGAACCATCCACctgaagaaaaacttaaaatgtccTATGTGGATAGCACAGTGTTGGAAACtcaaaacaaataagaaagcaaagaaacgTCTTGATCTGAAATTACATCTTGAGTATCTGAGTTGTTTACAAatggaaagcttttcttctacTTTTGGAGGGCATATTCTCTTGATGAGATTAAGAATTTCCCATTCAATTACTGATTGAGTTGAGCAGATATTCGTGACTTTTCTCCAAGGGTAGGCTTTTTTGCCTGTTCATAATCGGTCCAAAAcctattcattcttcattcttcaaagcttTACTCATGGCTCACCTCTTTTACAAGATCCAATTATGTCTTTGCTCCACACCTAATAACAGAGCAGCATGACGTAGAACTTAAGTAATAAACAGTGAAGGGCATTACTTCATGCACTAACCTAAAAGTAAAGGCAGGAACAGCAGCTTGTGCTTCTTCTGTATCACTCTGAGGCAAACGTCTCATGCTTGGACACCCTGATACCCTAAAGAAAAAAGACTGCACATACCCTCAATAAAACCAGTCATGGGTCACACCAATGACCAGTTCTACCAGCCTCACCATTTCCATCCTGTGGGGTCTTGGGTAGTTTCATCATATATAAAGTGGGAATAATTGATAGAATAATGGGAATAAATTTTTGCAGATTACATTAAATAATGTGAATAAAGAGTTTAAGACAATGTCTACATGTAGGAAATAATCCACAAATAACAACTATTATTAATAGTTCTACTAAtgtgggcacctggtggctcagtgggttaagcctctgccttcagttcaagtcatgatctcagggtcctgggatcgagccccgcatcaggctttctgctcagcagggagcctgcttccccctctttctctgcctgcctctctgcctagttgtgacctctctctctgtgtcaaataaataaataaaatcttttaaataatagttCTACTAATGTACAGCGATGCTACATTTATCTTGAATTCAGTTCTCTAATAAAAACTGTTTcagagaaatattaataaaaaaagatccaGAAAACTAAAGTTACCAGGTCTATTCATTGAGAACTCCTTAGCCCTGACCCTGTACGTACTTACCCTAAATTTATTTATGCACCAAGTTAGCATGTTCCTTTAATGACTTGCAGCCATGAACAGATGAAAAGCAGTGAGAACACAGATAGAAGGTAAAGAAGAGTCCTACAGGTAGGTACCATTACAGCAGCCAGAGAAAGCTGACAATCATTCACTTGTCCATTTGTTCACcctttttgtgtctttctttttcattctttctttcaaaaatatctcTGTGATAATCTAATGTGTACCAGATGCTGCGTATACACTGGTAAATACAACAAATACTTTCCACAGTCTCAGAGCTTACGTTCCAGTGGAAAGGTGTGATGAAGGAAACAGCCCCAACCCTGAGAGCATGGGGAATCTTATCAGGAACATTTAAGAACCAAGTAGTTGTGGGTCATGAAAAAGACTACTTTAGGTAACACATCCTTTCTCAAATAATATTGATTTCCATGTAGTATCTTTTAAAGGGCTTTCTTATGGAGCATcggggtgctcagtcagttaagtatctgccttcggctcaggtcgtgatcccagagccctgggatggagcccgctattgggctccctgctcaatggggagtctgctccttcttcctctacccctgcccctggtactcatgcatgtgctctctctctctctctctctctcaaatacatatatacaatctttaaaaaaaaataataataataaagggctttcttatattttgatttaaatcAGGGCTTTTCAAATCAAATAATTCAGTGAACTGATAAAACTAAATTATCTAAAATCTGAAGTCCAGGGATGGGATGAAGGAGGGATGGGcctggaaagaggagagagaggttaCGTTACAGTTCTGTTTTCACCAGGAGCAGCAGGAAAGGAAGCGAGCAAGGAGGTTATACAGCTCCTTTCCAGGTCCTTCAATCAGCACTAATCAAGTTCTGCTGCAAATAAGAAATGTTTTGGTGATTTTAAGAGTGATTATAATGACAAGTGACATCCCCAATGAGTTTCTCAGTTGACAAGATGGCACACAATCAGATCACACCACTGGTGGTACAGTACACGGAACTGACCACAGGAGAGAAAGATGACATGCCTGGGGGCTTTGTGCAATCCTGACACGAACCTGGACCAACTGTCCTTCTCTGTAGGGTTGGGGGCAGGGTAGCCTCAGAAATGATACAcaagataaatgagataatgcacgtAAAACATCTAAAACAGAGTTAAACATATATAGTAAGGGCTcaatatatgttaactattatcattatcattcaTATATGATCATCATTAGAGGATCTTTTAGTGTACAAATGTGAAATATTTGTATCCTCACCCACTCCCTTATAGGGCAGAGAGACTAAGTCTTTAAGACAGTAAATAACTCGTTTTAAATCATTGAATTACTGAATCTATATGCAAACACCtacaacacacatatatataatatagctaTATCTACAGTAATAAAGCCACACCAAATGAAATAGTCCTGGTCCCctatgcatgtatgtatgcatagAATTGTGTTCATATGAGGAAACATAAATATACTGGTTCAACATTTAAACTGTCTCTATATTTTGAAGGCTCAATGAAGGAGGACATTCCCTTAGTTCCTCTAAAAGTACAAGTtgcctttaaaacatttttagtcGCTTGATGGCTAAAGCCGCTCAAAGTGAGTTAGAACCCACTCAGCTGTCAGTTTCCAGGTTACAAATCTGTTTCTATTCCTATCAGAACACAGAGTTGCAAATCCATTGCAAGGATAAGAGGAATAAAGACACTTTATAAATGAATGTATCTCCCATAATATGAAGCAAACTCACCAAATTAAATACAGGTTGAAAAAGTTCTGGATGGTTTGTAATTAATTACCTGTAATTCAACACAGGCATCTCAACCAAGCAAGTAACACCCAGCGAACTGCACACCCTTTGTGCTACCTCACAAGGTAAAAGCTACTGTTACTAATtgcctcttccactcccctgcctgCGACACTCATATTCAAGCATGCATGAAGTCTTCTTGGAAACCCTAATCTAATTCATCCAGACAAGGTTAATCAGAGTCCCTTCTGCTGAACCATTTCCACCTTTTGAACATACTCAATTTTTGTACTAATATGTGTCTGTATTAGTTATGAGTCTATCTCTCCAAAGGCTTTGGGTTTCTAGTGATCCTGCcgtatttgtttttccattccctACCACATAATAAGCACCATTAAACATCGATTAAAaactcgggatgcctgggtggctcagttggttaagctgctgccttcagcttgggtcatgatcccagggtcctggaatcgagtcccacatcaggctccttgcttggtggggagcctgtttctctctctgcctctgcttgccactctgcttgcttgagcttgctcgctcgctctctctctctctctctgacaaataaataaataaataaaatctttaaaaaaaaatcctcaaataaaccttcctatttcctatttttcttaaggtttaagctcagattaagaaaaaattcaCCCTCATGCTAGCCATAATTTTAGTCAAAGAATATAGTCCAGCAAAATCATTTACTCTCtaactgcttctttttttctaaacaatACTGCTTATGGCTCAGAAAGCCATCTAATTCAGTTTggggaaaagggtggggggaatggtTAATGTGGCTTGATGCCAAGAAGGTATGATGTGTGCTGACAAACTTTACTCAGCTCAGGTTATTTTTGGCATCATATAGACACTGCATATCAAGCATTTTATGTGTTCACAGAAAAATGACTCCTCTTTCTGTTCTGCAAGTCACAGGAAGAAATCTAAGATACATTTTACACCAAACTAGAGAAGTCTAGTGTGCCTTCATAAAATCAGGATTTTCAAAAGCTAAACTTTTAATTGTTGTAATCCAAATCATTTGTACAACTGAATACACTGTTTTTTTCTAACTTGTAGTTAAATTGTTTATTAAGTTTGGTAGATATATTTGATATACATCAGTGATATTGTTGCTCTTTGATAATACCTCCTTTCCCAAGGATAAGTTTGCACGACACCCTAGTGTAGGGGGTGAAAATCAGCTCTGGGAAAGGACAACCTAAATATGAATTATGACTCCAATAGTTCTGTGTGACTTGGGTGAGTTTCTGAACTTTTTCTAAGCCTCTTTTATCTCCTAGGTTAAGTGGGAACTGTATTACTATTTCATTCATAagattattttcaattatatattattttatatattagaaagTCCACTTAGCAGTTTTAGCATAGTATCTGACACATAGTGAGAACTTAAAAATTATAGTTTACAATATTATATAAACTTCAGGTTTATCCAATTTACTATAAATGAACTTGTGTTAGAGCAGAAGGACTACAAGACATAATTAATTGGAAGTTACTTCATACATCACTGTAGAAACATTTAGAGCCTACACAACCTCATACAATCCCTACATGTGTATCAAATGTCAAAATCTGTGATTCTTTCATTGATTATCAGTTCATCCATCAATGAAACTTATTGTTAAAAATTGATCTAAGgactaagaattttaaaaattaagaaaactagaGATAGCATCATAATCCTGTTTCCTACCTCATTAAAGAAAACCATCAGGAAAACCTACCAAGAAGACTTTTCCTGTGAATCCATTACTGAGTTTTGAAAATtatcctagaaaaaaaatgtttttttttgtaaaaacaccacttaaaatgtttacaaattgTACCATAGATGATAATTTACCAGATGATAATTTGTGAATTAGTT
This DNA window, taken from Lutra lutra chromosome 10, mLutLut1.2, whole genome shotgun sequence, encodes the following:
- the LOC125079863 gene encoding LOW QUALITY PROTEIN: olfactory receptor 2G3-like (The sequence of the model RefSeq protein was modified relative to this genomic sequence to represent the inferred CDS: inserted 1 base in 1 codon), producing the protein MRRLPQSDTEEAQAAVPAFTFSMIKTNFTVTEFVFLGLSSQPKVQLILFIMFLFFYLLTVVGNIIIITIIQIEPRLQTPMYFFLTNLSFLDICYTSTNVPQMLSNMMGKKXIPFSSCATQMYFSLSFGMIECVLLGVMAYDRYVAICHPLHYTVIMNQNICVQFAAISWSSSFLSSMVINVLTLSLPYCGPNVLNHFFCEVPSILRLACTDTSFTELVVFIFSIIIVFIPFLLIVVSYARILLSVLRIRSASGRHKALSTCASHLTVVALFYGTAIFMYMRPQSKSSRAGGKIIAVFYTVITPMLNPLIYSLRNQDVKGALRRAIAKQRT